The following coding sequences are from one Pusillimonas sp. DMV24BSW_D window:
- a CDS encoding FAD binding domain-containing protein, with translation MKAPDFIYHRASSVQEAVQLLDEYDGNARILAGGQSLIPMLNMRLWRPSALIDINRIEGLDAVNAQGHETVLGARVRYNVIEHSALIAQRLPLLTNMIRYVGDRQVRHRGTVGGSLVQGDPTGEMPLAALTLGAKVKVVSVKGEREIPLTSFYEGSYATVLEPNEMVVSVIYPKHPPFYAFCEMNRRHNDFAVVSVAVAGEIDEQGHWQDVRIGMGGVNESPMLATDAASLLNGSRMTDEDIAQAAQLACTQADPPDDIRASGEYRLHLLKAYVRKALGNLRREASSAFSKSPVN, from the coding sequence ATGAAAGCCCCTGATTTTATTTATCACAGGGCTTCTTCTGTGCAAGAAGCAGTTCAGCTATTGGATGAGTACGACGGAAACGCTCGAATCCTCGCAGGCGGTCAAAGCTTAATTCCAATGCTGAACATGCGCCTTTGGCGCCCCTCTGCTTTGATTGATATTAATCGTATTGAAGGCCTGGATGCGGTTAACGCGCAAGGGCATGAAACGGTGTTAGGTGCGCGTGTTCGTTACAACGTTATCGAGCATTCGGCGTTAATTGCACAACGTTTGCCGCTTTTGACCAACATGATTCGTTATGTAGGTGACCGCCAGGTTCGCCATCGCGGCACCGTTGGGGGTAGTCTGGTTCAAGGCGACCCAACCGGTGAAATGCCTCTGGCCGCGTTAACGCTTGGCGCAAAAGTGAAGGTTGTCAGTGTTAAAGGCGAACGGGAAATTCCGTTGACGTCATTTTATGAGGGTTCCTACGCTACTGTGCTGGAACCGAATGAAATGGTGGTTTCAGTCATCTATCCAAAGCATCCGCCTTTCTATGCGTTTTGTGAGATGAACCGCCGACATAACGATTTTGCCGTTGTGTCTGTGGCGGTAGCGGGTGAAATTGATGAGCAAGGACACTGGCAGGACGTACGTATTGGTATGGGCGGTGTTAATGAATCGCCTATGCTGGCAACCGACGCAGCCAGTCTTCTGAATGGCTCGCGGATGACCGATGAGGATATTGCTCAGGCGGCGCAGCTAGCGTGTACGCAAGCCGATCCGCCCGATGATATTCGTGCGTCTGGCGAATACCGGCTACACCTTTTGAAGGCTTATGTACGAAAAGCGTTAGGCAATTTGCGTCGCGAAGCGTCAAGTGCGTTTTCCAAAAGTCCGGTTAATTGA